CTCGCCCTAACGCGTAGCATCTTGTACCAGCAACTCGCGTACAAAGCAGGCACCTCCATCTACACGCGCTTCATCGCGCTCTGCGGTGGCGAAAACGGCGTCGTTCCTGAAACCGTTCTCGCTTTGACTCCCCAACAGCTTCGCCAAATTGGGGTTTCGGGGCGGAAGGCGAGTTACCTTCACGATTTGGCGAGGAAGTACCAGAACGGGATACTATCGGATGCGGCCATTGTGAACATGGATGATAAGTCACTCTTCACTATGCTAACCATGGTCAATGGAATTGGCTCTTGGTCTGTTCACATGTTCATGATTTTTTCCCTACACAGACCCGATGTTCTCCCAATCAATGATTTGGGTGTGAGGAAAGGGGTTCAGCTTCTTTATAACCTCGAGGACTTGCCGCGGCCGTCGCAGATGGACCAATTGTGCGAGAAGTGGAGGCCTTATCGTTCTGTTGCGTCGTGGTATATGTGGAGATTTGTTGAAGCCAAAGGAACTCCTTCTAGTGCCGTGGCAGTAGCCACTGGTGCCGGTTTGCAGCAGCAGCATCACCACCAGCACCAACAACATGAGCAACAGCAGCAACAGCAACATCCTCCACAGCCGCAGCTTCTGGACCCCATAAATAGTATGTTTAATCTCGGGTAAGACATTACTGGCTACGCAGCTtttcatatgcttgatttaaTGGTTTATGTGTTGATTTGATCCCTTGGAAATTGCTAGTATTAAATGAAATTCTTCACATTTAGAATATGTATGTGATGATTAATTTCGTTTTTTACTTTGattgtttgatttaaaattaaatgaattgtatatgaaaatgtataatcaaaggtttacattttgaATATGGAAAATGCTGCTGATGAGCAATTGTATTCCGTCGCTTGGTGATTATTCGGGGAGAGATATGTACTTTCGTCTCGGGAAGACGTGGTTCTGTATTGTTTCTTTTTCCCAGATTAGGAATGCCTTCGTACCTCATGGTTACATATCCTGATTTTTGCGTGTTTAATCTTTGTTCAATTTCCATTAAGTTGACTGGTC
This DNA window, taken from Vigna radiata var. radiata cultivar VC1973A chromosome 5, Vradiata_ver6, whole genome shotgun sequence, encodes the following:
- the LOC106762319 gene encoding DNA-3-methyladenine glycosylase 1; this translates as MGEHTLGQAQSLIEPQPHPAPSSSAAGPDGAQADSELNNVLPHVNSPASKIPLRPRKIRKVSPDPSTSESLTEPSKPGKNGGRSTKHVPPSRAMTVVPRLVARSLSYEGEVEIALRFLRNADPLLSPLIDIHQPPTFDNFHTPFLALTRSILYQQLAYKAGTSIYTRFIALCGGENGVVPETVLALTPQQLRQIGVSGRKASYLHDLARKYQNGILSDAAIVNMDDKSLFTMLTMVNGIGSWSVHMFMIFSLHRPDVLPINDLGVRKGVQLLYNLEDLPRPSQMDQLCEKWRPYRSVASWYMWRFVEAKGTPSSAVAVATGAGLQQQHHHQHQQHEQQQQQQHPPQPQLLDPINSMFNLGAACAWGQ